From Streptomyces sp. NBC_00775, one genomic window encodes:
- a CDS encoding glycerol-3-phosphate dehydrogenase/oxidase, which translates to MRTATLGPAERAESLAGMAERELDVLVVGAGVVGAGTALDAVTRGLSTGLVEARDWASGTSSRSSKLIHGGLRYLEMLDFALVREALKERGLLLERLAPHLVKPVPFLYPLQHKGWERLYAGSGVALYDAMSISSGHGRGLPTHRHLTRGHALRVAPALKKDALVGALQYYDAQMDDARYVATLVRTAAAYGAKVANRARVTGFLREGERVVGARVQDVEGGGEYEIHAKQVVNATGVWTDDTQGMVGERGQFHVRASKGIHLVVPKDRINSSTGLILRTEKSVLFVIPWGRHWIIGTTDTDWDLDKAHPAASSADIDYLLEHVNSVLSVPLTRDDVQGVYAGLRPLLAGESDATSKLSREHTVAHPVPGLVVVAGGKYTTYRVMAKDAVDEAVHGLDQRVAECVTEDIPLLGAEGYRALWNARARIAQRTGIHVVRVEHLLNRYGALAEELFDLITENPSLGEPLPAADDYLKAEIVYAASHEGARHLDDVLTRRTRISIETFDRGTRSARDAAELMAPVLGWDKDQIEREVEHYEKRVEAERESQRQPDDLTADAARLGAPDIVPL; encoded by the coding sequence GTGAGGACAGCGACACTGGGGCCGGCGGAGCGCGCCGAGTCATTGGCGGGAATGGCCGAGCGCGAGCTGGATGTGCTGGTCGTCGGCGCGGGCGTGGTCGGCGCGGGTACCGCACTCGACGCCGTGACACGCGGCCTGTCCACGGGCCTGGTCGAGGCGCGTGACTGGGCGTCGGGCACTTCGAGCAGGTCCAGCAAGCTGATCCACGGAGGACTGCGCTATCTGGAGATGCTCGACTTCGCGCTGGTGCGCGAGGCCCTTAAGGAACGCGGTCTGCTCCTCGAACGGCTCGCACCGCACCTGGTGAAGCCCGTCCCCTTCCTCTACCCGCTCCAGCACAAGGGCTGGGAGCGGCTGTACGCGGGCTCGGGCGTCGCCCTCTACGACGCCATGTCGATTTCGAGCGGCCACGGCCGCGGACTGCCCACACACCGTCACCTGACCCGCGGCCATGCCCTGCGCGTCGCCCCCGCGTTGAAGAAGGACGCGCTGGTCGGCGCCTTGCAGTACTACGACGCGCAGATGGACGACGCCCGTTATGTGGCGACCCTGGTGCGCACGGCGGCCGCGTACGGCGCGAAGGTCGCCAACCGCGCGCGCGTGACCGGATTCCTGCGCGAGGGCGAACGCGTTGTCGGCGCCAGGGTGCAGGATGTCGAAGGCGGCGGGGAGTACGAGATCCACGCCAAGCAGGTCGTCAACGCCACCGGCGTGTGGACCGACGACACCCAAGGGATGGTGGGGGAGCGCGGGCAGTTCCACGTACGGGCGTCCAAGGGCATCCACCTGGTCGTACCGAAGGACCGGATCAACTCCTCCACAGGTCTGATCCTGCGCACCGAGAAGTCCGTGCTGTTCGTGATCCCGTGGGGACGCCACTGGATCATCGGCACCACCGACACCGACTGGGACCTCGACAAGGCCCACCCGGCGGCGTCCAGCGCGGACATCGACTATCTGCTGGAGCATGTGAACTCGGTGCTCTCGGTGCCGCTCACCCGCGACGACGTACAGGGCGTGTACGCGGGGCTGCGGCCGCTGCTCGCCGGCGAGTCGGACGCCACCAGCAAGCTGTCGCGCGAGCACACCGTGGCCCATCCGGTGCCGGGGCTCGTGGTCGTGGCGGGCGGCAAGTACACGACGTACCGGGTGATGGCCAAGGACGCGGTGGACGAGGCGGTGCACGGCCTCGACCAGCGGGTCGCCGAGTGCGTCACCGAGGACATCCCGCTCCTGGGCGCCGAGGGATACCGGGCGCTGTGGAACGCGCGAGCGCGGATCGCGCAGCGCACCGGGATCCATGTGGTGCGCGTGGAGCACCTGTTGAACCGGTACGGGGCGCTCGCCGAGGAGCTCTTCGACCTCATCACCGAGAACCCGTCCCTGGGCGAGCCCCTGCCGGCCGCCGACGACTACCTCAAGGCCGAGATCGTCTACGCCGCCTCGCACGAGGGCGCCCGCCACCTGGACGACGTGCTGACCCGGCGCACCCGCATCTCGATCGAGACCTTCGACCGGGGCACGCGCAGCGCCCGCGACGCCGCCGAGCTGATGGCACCGGTCCTCGGCTGGGACAAGGACCAGATCGAGCGCGAGGTGGAGCACTACGAGAAGCGGGTCGAGGCCGAGCGGGAGTCCCAGCGCCAGCCGGACGACCTGACGGCGGACGCGGCGCGGCTGGGAGCGCCGGACATCGTGCCGCTGTAG
- a CDS encoding nucleotide sugar dehydrogenase: MPADLAVIGLGHLGLPLAQAAVAAGIPTLGYKTGPEGGSLTPAELRRMLSGGFRPAGNPAELGRVRTAVICAPTPRGADGDLDLSQVEAAARTLAAQLRPHTTVILESPVHPGTTEEFLRPLLEEGSRLRAGRDFHLAYSPSRVDPGNRDFGPANTPKVIGGLTPACTESAAAFYGRLTDKVVRARGPREAETVQLLETNYRHVNIALVNEMAVLCHDLGVDLWDVIRCAETKPFGFQAFRPGPGVGGHGIPQDLTGHTTRSLRMVELAQQVNSHMPQYVIQRAATLLNEHGKSARAARVLLLGVTYKPDLADQQGTPAHEIALRLMELGASVSYHDPHVPAWSVLGRPVPRADSLYEAAADADLTILLQQHRTYDLQGLSVKAQLLLDTRGATPTGAAHRL; the protein is encoded by the coding sequence ATGCCCGCAGATCTCGCCGTCATCGGACTCGGTCATCTCGGCCTGCCGCTGGCCCAGGCCGCCGTCGCCGCCGGCATCCCCACGCTCGGCTACAAAACAGGGCCGGAAGGCGGCTCCCTCACCCCCGCCGAACTGCGCCGGATGCTCTCGGGGGGCTTCCGGCCCGCCGGCAACCCGGCCGAGCTCGGCCGCGTACGCACCGCGGTCATCTGCGCACCGACCCCACGGGGCGCCGACGGCGACCTCGACCTCAGCCAGGTGGAGGCCGCCGCCCGCACCCTGGCCGCGCAGCTGCGCCCGCACACCACGGTGATCCTGGAATCACCCGTGCACCCCGGCACCACGGAGGAATTCCTCCGCCCGCTCCTCGAAGAGGGCTCCAGACTGCGCGCGGGGCGTGATTTCCACCTCGCGTACTCACCCAGTCGGGTAGACCCCGGCAACCGCGACTTCGGTCCCGCCAACACTCCGAAGGTCATCGGCGGTCTGACCCCCGCGTGCACCGAGTCGGCCGCCGCCTTCTACGGGCGCCTCACCGACAAGGTGGTACGCGCGCGTGGACCACGCGAAGCGGAAACCGTGCAGCTCCTGGAGACCAACTACCGGCATGTCAACATCGCCCTCGTCAACGAGATGGCCGTGCTCTGCCACGACCTGGGCGTCGACCTGTGGGACGTCATCCGCTGCGCCGAGACCAAGCCGTTCGGCTTCCAGGCGTTCCGGCCGGGCCCCGGTGTGGGCGGCCACGGCATCCCCCAGGACCTGACCGGCCACACGACCCGCTCACTCCGGATGGTCGAACTGGCTCAGCAGGTCAACAGCCACATGCCGCAGTACGTCATCCAGCGCGCCGCCACGCTTCTCAACGAGCACGGGAAATCGGCCCGCGCCGCGCGCGTGCTCCTCCTCGGCGTCACCTACAAGCCCGACCTCGCCGACCAGCAGGGCACCCCCGCCCACGAGATCGCGCTGCGCCTGATGGAACTCGGCGCGTCCGTCAGCTACCACGACCCGCACGTCCCTGCCTGGAGCGTTCTCGGGCGCCCCGTCCCGCGCGCGGACTCCCTCTACGAGGCCGCGGCCGACGCCGATCTCACGATCCTGCTCCAGCAGCACCGCACGTACGACCTGCAAGGACTGTCCGTGAAGGCCCAGCTGCTGCTGGACACCCGGGGGGCGACCCCGACCGGGGCGGCGCACCGGCTCTGA